Proteins encoded together in one Cardiocondyla obscurior isolate alpha-2009 linkage group LG07, Cobs3.1, whole genome shotgun sequence window:
- the Btbvii gene encoding longitudinals lacking protein, isoforms H/M/V isoform X1, which produces MLFHHYSICHTCMHNINCVIFFILQSKFTRDSPYIVTMSMQQFCLRWNNHQPNFISVFSNLLNNETLVDVTLAAEGRQIQAHKVVLSACSTYFQSLFTVNPCQHPIVILKDIKFSDLKIMVDFMYYGEVNISQEQLPSIIKTAESLKIKGLAEMHTASLTKWPSGSSETGGGDRGESCSPSPSPLSPSFRRKRLRKSSTGSTSGSGDKPEEINEITLVATNIVKPEPLIVSQDSGENLRRPVNTSTESQGSIDEDQISIMSNMETSSANTPAQSDGSIQDVSQQSAGNIGQSSVSSQPPVHQVLHCKQTQVTKRTRLLIRQPRVKKEPSHLSPDGETSAFSPHIVSTSVHLGTPTLNLPQTSKSFEESRISPPPHAMLGTQPNLLTVTTSPNLLTVPQPAYLTKQHSHPLLSSQQPSTSGSFWIHRQHSHPELPGRTTSPSIVIEPAPVIKTEEEECEEISTSATSATASELGATGGTSGGLRVKTTELRRASSSPQTSSSKESRESTGDQRLGHCPVLRPGPALGCNHCWNTIDAHGRILRRKTKYHCPECQINLCIVPCFQEYHEQRRELISKLKPLPKTSSV; this is translated from the exons ATGTTATTTCATCATTATTCTATTTGTCACACATGTATGCACAATATTAattgtgttattttttttatattgcagtCAAAGTTTACAAGAGATTCTCCCTACATTGTCACAATGTCTATGCAACAGTTCTGTCTACGGTGGAACAATCATCAGCCAAACTTCATCTCAGTTTTCTCCAATCTGCTGAATAATGAGACTCTGGTGGATGTTACTCTTGCTGCAGAGGGCAGGCAAATTCAAGCACACAAAGTTGTTTTATCAGCATGTAGCACATACTTTCAGTCACTGTTTACAGTGAATCCATGTCAACACCCTATTGTTATACTCAAAGATATCAAGTTTTCTGACCTCAAAATTATGGTGGACTTTATGTATTATGGTGAAGTAAACATATCTCAAGAACAATTGCCATCTATTATaaag aCGGCAGAGAGTTTAAAGATCAAAGGACTCGCTGAAATGCATACAGCATCGTTAACTAAATGGCCAAGTGGAAGCAGCGAAACAGGCGGAGGAGATCGCGGCGAGTCATGCTCGCCAAGTCCGTCTCCGTTGTCTCCCTCTTTCCGCagaaaaagattaagaaaatCTTCTACTGGATCGACATCTGGCTCCGGTGACAAACCAGAGGAAATTAATGAAATCACATTAGTGGCCACTAATATCGTCAAACCCGAACCCCTCATTGTGTCGCAAGATAGTGGAGAGAATTTGAGGCGACCGGTAAACACCAGCACAGAATCTCAAGGCAGTATTGATGAAGATCAGATATCAATT ATGAGTAATATGGAAACTAGTTCTGCTAATACGCCAGCTCAAAGTGACGGTTCTATTCAAGATGTGAGTCAACAATCGGCAGGAAATATCGGGCAAAGTTCTGTTTCCTCGCAACCACCTGTTCATCAAG tTCTCCATTGCAAGCAAACGCAAGTAACGAAAAGGACTCGTCTACTGATTAGGCAGCCGCGAGTGAAGAAAGAGCCGAGCCACTTGTCTCCGGATGGTGAGACGAGCGCTTTTTCACCGCACATCGTCTCTACCTCCGTTCATCTCGGTACACCGACACTGAATCTTCCTCAAACATCGAAGAGCTTCGAGGAGTCTCGGATATCGCCTCCGCCGCACGCTATGCTAGGCACTCAACCGAATCTACTGACGGTGACGACGTCGCCGAACTTACTGACAGTGCCCCAGCCAGCCTACCTGACGAAACAGCATTCGCATCCGTTGCTCAGCAGCCAACAACCTAGCACGTCTGGGTCGTTTTGGATACACCGGCAGCATTCGCACCCGGAGCTACCCGGCAGGACCACGAGTCCTTCAATAGTGATTGAACCCGCGCCCGTCATTAAGACGGAGGAAGAAGAGTGCGAAGAAATCTCGACCTCGGCTACATCGGCTACCGCTTCCGAGCTTGGGGCCACCGGAGGCACTTCCGGCGGTCTGAGGGTGAAGACGACGGAGTTACGGCGAGCCTCCTCATCGCCGCAG ACGAGCAGTAGCAAAGAATCTCGCGAGAGCACGGGGGATCAACGATTAGGTCACTGCCCCGTGTTGCGTCCAGGCCCTGCCTTAGGCTGCAATCATTGCTGGAACACGATAGACGCCCACGGCAGAATACTCCGCAGGAAGACCAAGTATCATTGTCCCGAATGCCAAATTAATTTGTGCATCGTGCCCTGTTTTCAAGAATATCACGAGCAGCGACGCGAGCTGATTTCCAAGCTAAAGCCTTTACCGAAAACTAGCTCCGTTTAA
- the Btbvii gene encoding longitudinals lacking protein, isoforms H/M/V isoform X3: MLFHHYSICHTCMHNINCVIFFILQSKFTRDSPYIVTMSMQQFCLRWNNHQPNFISVFSNLLNNETLVDVTLAAEGRQIQAHKVVLSACSTYFQSLFTVNPCQHPIVILKDIKFSDLKIMVDFMYYGEVNISQEQLPSIIKTAESLKIKGLAEMHTASLTKWPSGSSETGGGDRGESCSPSPSPLSPSFRRKRLRKSSTGSTSGSGDKPEEINEITLVATNIVKPEPLIVSQDSGENLRRPVNTSTESQGSIDEDQISIMSNMETSSANTPAQSDGSIQDVSQQSAGNIGQSSVSSQPPVHQGLQWTIMEHTYHPTRFALSSCQTNLSIQASSAFTTPEITASSTISDQYSGTSTTGSSCALTNYPNSSHGTLQHASSGGPSPSTQCPSNCQSPCASPQTAIKRKRSTNPQADENFIRALDAVRYGGIGFCKAARMFGVNNRTLWLEYKKRGYPNNRPSLKSRVKQEVNSSPPPAPPTQPMNSQSPTPMGPPTTPHSTHNTHSTHTMLTSHSPHTMLSGYIDRHTDYTLPSSTMPINLHGVNYNAM; this comes from the exons ATGTTATTTCATCATTATTCTATTTGTCACACATGTATGCACAATATTAattgtgttattttttttatattgcagtCAAAGTTTACAAGAGATTCTCCCTACATTGTCACAATGTCTATGCAACAGTTCTGTCTACGGTGGAACAATCATCAGCCAAACTTCATCTCAGTTTTCTCCAATCTGCTGAATAATGAGACTCTGGTGGATGTTACTCTTGCTGCAGAGGGCAGGCAAATTCAAGCACACAAAGTTGTTTTATCAGCATGTAGCACATACTTTCAGTCACTGTTTACAGTGAATCCATGTCAACACCCTATTGTTATACTCAAAGATATCAAGTTTTCTGACCTCAAAATTATGGTGGACTTTATGTATTATGGTGAAGTAAACATATCTCAAGAACAATTGCCATCTATTATaaag aCGGCAGAGAGTTTAAAGATCAAAGGACTCGCTGAAATGCATACAGCATCGTTAACTAAATGGCCAAGTGGAAGCAGCGAAACAGGCGGAGGAGATCGCGGCGAGTCATGCTCGCCAAGTCCGTCTCCGTTGTCTCCCTCTTTCCGCagaaaaagattaagaaaatCTTCTACTGGATCGACATCTGGCTCCGGTGACAAACCAGAGGAAATTAATGAAATCACATTAGTGGCCACTAATATCGTCAAACCCGAACCCCTCATTGTGTCGCAAGATAGTGGAGAGAATTTGAGGCGACCGGTAAACACCAGCACAGAATCTCAAGGCAGTATTGATGAAGATCAGATATCAATT ATGAGTAATATGGAAACTAGTTCTGCTAATACGCCAGCTCAAAGTGACGGTTCTATTCAAGATGTGAGTCAACAATCGGCAGGAAATATCGGGCAAAGTTCTGTTTCCTCGCAACCACCTGTTCATCAAG GATTACAATGGACTATAATGGAGCACACATATCATCCGACACGTTTCGCTCTGTCCTCGTGTCAAACGAATCTGTCGATCCAAGCGTCGTCGGCGTTTACGACGCCCGAAATAACAGCATCCTCGACCATCAGCGATCAGTACTCTGGTACCAGCACGACTGGTTCCAGTTGCGCCCTGACGAACTATCCGAACTCCTCCCACGGGACGTTGCAGCACGCGTCGTCGGGTGGCCCCTCGCCATCGACGCAGTGCCCCAGCAACTGCCAGAGCCCCTGCGCCAGCCCGCAGACTGCGATAAAAAGGAAGCGCTCGACTAATCCGCAGGCTGACGAGAACTTTATACGCGCCCTTGACGCCGTGCGCTACGGTGGTATAGGGTTTTGCAAGGCGGCCAGAATGTTCGGCGTGAATAACCGAACGCTCTGGCTTGAGTACAAGAAGCGGGGCTATCCGAACAATCGGCCGAGCCTCAAGTCTCGCGTTAAGCAAGAGGTCAATTCCTCGCCGCCACCGGCACCTCCGACGCAGCCCATGAACTCGCAGAGTCCAACGCCTATGGGTCCACCCACGACTCCGCACAGCACACATAACACACATAGCACGCACACCATGCTAACTAGCCACAGTCCCCACACGATGCTGAGTGGTTATATTGACAGGCATACGGACTACACGTTACCTAGCTCCACGATGCCGATCAATTTGCACGGCGTTAATTACAATGCCATGTGA
- the Btbvii gene encoding longitudinals lacking protein, isoforms H/M/V isoform X2 has product MSMQQFCLRWNNHQPNFISVFSNLLNNETLVDVTLAAEGRQIQAHKVVLSACSTYFQSLFTVNPCQHPIVILKDIKFSDLKIMVDFMYYGEVNISQEQLPSIIKTAESLKIKGLAEMHTASLTKWPSGSSETGGGDRGESCSPSPSPLSPSFRRKRLRKSSTGSTSGSGDKPEEINEITLVATNIVKPEPLIVSQDSGENLRRPVNTSTESQGSIDEDQISIMSNMETSSANTPAQSDGSIQDVSQQSAGNIGQSSVSSQPPVHQVLHCKQTQVTKRTRLLIRQPRVKKEPSHLSPDGETSAFSPHIVSTSVHLGTPTLNLPQTSKSFEESRISPPPHAMLGTQPNLLTVTTSPNLLTVPQPAYLTKQHSHPLLSSQQPSTSGSFWIHRQHSHPELPGRTTSPSIVIEPAPVIKTEEEECEEISTSATSATASELGATGGTSGGLRVKTTELRRASSSPQTSSSKESRESTGDQRLGHCPVLRPGPALGCNHCWNTIDAHGRILRRKTKYHCPECQINLCIVPCFQEYHEQRRELISKLKPLPKTSSV; this is encoded by the exons ATGTCTATGCAACAGTTCTGTCTACGGTGGAACAATCATCAGCCAAACTTCATCTCAGTTTTCTCCAATCTGCTGAATAATGAGACTCTGGTGGATGTTACTCTTGCTGCAGAGGGCAGGCAAATTCAAGCACACAAAGTTGTTTTATCAGCATGTAGCACATACTTTCAGTCACTGTTTACAGTGAATCCATGTCAACACCCTATTGTTATACTCAAAGATATCAAGTTTTCTGACCTCAAAATTATGGTGGACTTTATGTATTATGGTGAAGTAAACATATCTCAAGAACAATTGCCATCTATTATaaag aCGGCAGAGAGTTTAAAGATCAAAGGACTCGCTGAAATGCATACAGCATCGTTAACTAAATGGCCAAGTGGAAGCAGCGAAACAGGCGGAGGAGATCGCGGCGAGTCATGCTCGCCAAGTCCGTCTCCGTTGTCTCCCTCTTTCCGCagaaaaagattaagaaaatCTTCTACTGGATCGACATCTGGCTCCGGTGACAAACCAGAGGAAATTAATGAAATCACATTAGTGGCCACTAATATCGTCAAACCCGAACCCCTCATTGTGTCGCAAGATAGTGGAGAGAATTTGAGGCGACCGGTAAACACCAGCACAGAATCTCAAGGCAGTATTGATGAAGATCAGATATCAATT ATGAGTAATATGGAAACTAGTTCTGCTAATACGCCAGCTCAAAGTGACGGTTCTATTCAAGATGTGAGTCAACAATCGGCAGGAAATATCGGGCAAAGTTCTGTTTCCTCGCAACCACCTGTTCATCAAG tTCTCCATTGCAAGCAAACGCAAGTAACGAAAAGGACTCGTCTACTGATTAGGCAGCCGCGAGTGAAGAAAGAGCCGAGCCACTTGTCTCCGGATGGTGAGACGAGCGCTTTTTCACCGCACATCGTCTCTACCTCCGTTCATCTCGGTACACCGACACTGAATCTTCCTCAAACATCGAAGAGCTTCGAGGAGTCTCGGATATCGCCTCCGCCGCACGCTATGCTAGGCACTCAACCGAATCTACTGACGGTGACGACGTCGCCGAACTTACTGACAGTGCCCCAGCCAGCCTACCTGACGAAACAGCATTCGCATCCGTTGCTCAGCAGCCAACAACCTAGCACGTCTGGGTCGTTTTGGATACACCGGCAGCATTCGCACCCGGAGCTACCCGGCAGGACCACGAGTCCTTCAATAGTGATTGAACCCGCGCCCGTCATTAAGACGGAGGAAGAAGAGTGCGAAGAAATCTCGACCTCGGCTACATCGGCTACCGCTTCCGAGCTTGGGGCCACCGGAGGCACTTCCGGCGGTCTGAGGGTGAAGACGACGGAGTTACGGCGAGCCTCCTCATCGCCGCAG ACGAGCAGTAGCAAAGAATCTCGCGAGAGCACGGGGGATCAACGATTAGGTCACTGCCCCGTGTTGCGTCCAGGCCCTGCCTTAGGCTGCAATCATTGCTGGAACACGATAGACGCCCACGGCAGAATACTCCGCAGGAAGACCAAGTATCATTGTCCCGAATGCCAAATTAATTTGTGCATCGTGCCCTGTTTTCAAGAATATCACGAGCAGCGACGCGAGCTGATTTCCAAGCTAAAGCCTTTACCGAAAACTAGCTCCGTTTAA